In Candidatus Defluviibacterium haderslevense, the following are encoded in one genomic region:
- a CDS encoding ribonuclease HII yields MNLKSYYKNITCEAGCDEAGRGCLAGPVVAAAVILNPGRPILRLNDSKQLNEQQRDALRPEIEDKALSYAVQFIGPGEIDLINILQASLRAMLLSVSQLSCLPALVLVDGNKTIPHLEIPQVAIIKGDALYQSIAAASILAKTYRDEFMNTIHHEFPWYNWKKNKGYPTAEHRSAILMHGFTQHHRMTFKIKNPNPTLNLFS; encoded by the coding sequence GTGAATTTAAAATCATATTACAAAAATATTACATGTGAAGCGGGTTGTGATGAAGCTGGTCGTGGATGTCTTGCCGGACCCGTAGTCGCAGCAGCAGTCATACTAAATCCAGGTCGACCAATTCTAAGGCTCAATGATAGTAAGCAACTCAATGAACAACAGCGGGATGCATTAAGACCTGAAATTGAAGATAAGGCGCTTTCTTATGCAGTTCAATTCATTGGACCTGGAGAAATAGATCTCATTAATATTTTGCAGGCTAGTTTAAGGGCTATGTTGTTAAGTGTAAGTCAACTATCCTGTTTACCTGCCCTGGTTTTGGTAGATGGCAATAAAACCATACCTCATCTAGAAATACCGCAAGTGGCAATTATCAAAGGAGACGCCCTGTATCAAAGTATAGCAGCTGCTTCAATTTTAGCCAAAACCTATCGTGATGAATTTATGAATACAATTCATCATGAATTTCCTTGGTATAATTGGAAAAAAAATAAGGGTTATCCCACTGCTGAACACAGATCTGCAATATTAATGCATGGATTTACCCAACACCACCGGATGACGTTTAAAATTAAAAACCCTAATCCTACCTTAAATTTGTTTTCATGA
- a CDS encoding M23 family metallopeptidase produces the protein MVFDWKKLKKQILDHLAKRFLFILRNEDTFEELGSYKVTLLNIYVLASSIVVFVGILLFLLIILTPFKKYIPGYGDVKNQSEYIVLERKIESLENEVRSQDTYMASIRRMLTGNPESIQEATKDVNIRQEVANPVQKIKEDSLLRIAFETNNNSSNQKAILPNRNISIRKEPNFAMALNEINFVTPLRGTLGAAYKPEKEHYGIDVIAPANSPIKATLAGSIIQSDWSVENGHTIAIQHNNNIVSIYKHNSALLKRFGAHVKAGEVIAIIGNTGTLTEGPHLHFELWYNGSSVNPVNYVRF, from the coding sequence ATGGTATTTGACTGGAAAAAGCTTAAAAAACAAATATTAGATCACTTGGCGAAGCGATTTTTGTTTATTCTTCGCAATGAGGATACTTTTGAGGAATTGGGTAGCTACAAAGTTACTTTATTGAATATCTATGTTTTAGCTAGTTCAATCGTCGTTTTTGTAGGAATATTATTGTTTTTATTAATCATCCTGACACCGTTTAAAAAATATATCCCAGGGTATGGAGATGTGAAGAATCAAAGTGAATATATCGTTCTGGAAAGGAAAATTGAGTCTTTGGAAAATGAAGTTCGATCTCAGGATACCTATATGGCAAGTATCAGACGCATGTTAACCGGAAATCCTGAATCCATCCAGGAAGCTACCAAGGATGTGAATATTAGACAAGAGGTGGCCAATCCGGTACAAAAAATTAAGGAAGATTCACTACTAAGAATTGCCTTTGAGACCAATAATAATAGTTCAAATCAAAAAGCCATACTTCCCAACCGCAACATCAGTATTCGTAAAGAACCCAATTTTGCTATGGCATTAAATGAAATCAATTTTGTAACACCCCTTCGAGGCACCTTAGGTGCTGCATATAAACCGGAAAAGGAGCATTATGGAATTGATGTCATTGCTCCCGCCAATTCTCCGATCAAAGCGACCCTAGCGGGATCTATTATTCAATCAGATTGGAGTGTTGAGAATGGCCATACCATTGCAATACAACACAATAATAATATTGTATCTATATATAAGCACAATTCGGCTTTGTTGAAAAGATTTGGGGCACATGTTAAAGCTGGAGAAGTGATCGCTATAATAGGTAATACTGGAACTTTAACGGAAGGCCCGCACCTCCATTTTGAGTTATGGTATAATGGATCATCGGTTAATCCGGTTAATTATGTCCGGTTTTAG